The Buttiauxella selenatireducens genome has a window encoding:
- the cheZ gene encoding protein phosphatase CheZ: protein MHSSTNPASELNSTGDIIVRIGSLTRMLRDSLRELGLDQAIAEAAEAIPDARDRLDYVVQMTAQAAERALNCVELAQPHQNKLESDAKALNGRWDAWFENPIELGDARELVTDTRNYLSAVPSHTSFTNAQLLEIMMAQDFQDLTGQVIKRMMDVIQEIERQLLMVLMENMPELDARAKRPADSLLNGPQMNASAAGVVASQDQVDDLLDSLGF from the coding sequence ATGCACTCATCTACAAATCCCGCGTCAGAGTTAAACTCAACCGGCGATATTATCGTTCGGATTGGTAGCCTGACGCGTATGCTGCGTGACAGCTTGCGCGAGTTGGGCCTTGATCAGGCGATTGCTGAAGCGGCAGAAGCCATTCCTGATGCCCGCGACCGTCTGGACTACGTGGTGCAAATGACCGCGCAAGCTGCCGAACGCGCACTGAACTGTGTGGAGTTGGCTCAACCTCACCAGAACAAACTGGAAAGTGATGCCAAAGCGTTAAATGGCCGCTGGGACGCCTGGTTTGAAAACCCTATTGAGCTGGGTGATGCACGTGAACTGGTGACCGATACGCGTAATTATCTTTCTGCCGTGCCGTCGCATACCAGTTTCACCAACGCCCAGCTTCTGGAAATCATGATGGCGCAAGATTTCCAGGATTTAACCGGGCAGGTTATCAAGCGAATGATGGATGTTATCCAGGAAATTGAACGCCAGTTATTGATGGTGTTGATGGAGAACATGCCGGAACTGGATGCTCGGGCAAAACGTCCTGCTGACAGTCTGCTCAATGGCCCACAAATGAACGCCAGCGCGGCGGGTGTGGTGGCAAGCCAGGATCAGGTTGATGATTTGCTGGATAGTTTAGGGTTTTAG
- a CDS encoding protein-glutamate methylesterase/protein-glutamine glutaminase gives MTKITVLCVDDSALMRQIMTEIVNSHDDMEMVATAPDPLVARDLIKKFNPDVLTLDVEMPRMDGLDFLEKLMRLRPMPVVMVSSLTGKGSEVTLRALELGAIDFVTKPQLGIREGMLAYSETIAEKVRTAAKAKLAARAPVAAPTALKAGPLLSSEKLIAIGASTGGTEAIRHVLQPLPLTSPAVLITQHMPPGFTRSFADRLNKLCQIAVKEAEDGERVLPGHAYIAPGDKHMELARSGANYQIKIHDGPPVNRHRPAVDVLFHSVAKYAGRNAVGVILTGMGNDGAAGMLAMHKAGAWTIAQNEASCVVFGMPREAINSGGVSEVVDLSQISQQMLIKISAGQAIRI, from the coding sequence ATGACAAAAATAACCGTGCTTTGTGTCGATGATTCCGCCCTGATGCGCCAAATCATGACAGAAATAGTGAACAGCCACGATGACATGGAAATGGTGGCGACCGCGCCAGACCCGCTGGTGGCGCGGGATTTGATCAAGAAATTTAATCCCGACGTGCTGACGTTAGATGTCGAAATGCCGCGCATGGACGGGTTGGACTTCCTCGAAAAGCTGATGCGCTTACGTCCAATGCCGGTGGTAATGGTGTCATCGCTGACCGGCAAAGGCTCGGAAGTCACATTACGGGCGCTGGAGTTGGGGGCGATTGATTTTGTCACCAAGCCGCAGTTGGGTATCCGTGAAGGGATGTTGGCGTACAGCGAAACCATTGCTGAGAAAGTACGGACTGCGGCAAAAGCTAAACTGGCGGCTCGCGCCCCGGTTGCCGCACCTACCGCACTGAAAGCCGGGCCGTTGTTAAGCTCAGAAAAACTGATAGCTATTGGTGCGTCAACCGGTGGCACTGAGGCGATTCGCCATGTGCTTCAGCCGCTACCGCTGACCAGCCCTGCGGTGTTAATTACCCAGCACATGCCGCCTGGTTTTACGCGCTCGTTTGCCGACAGGCTCAATAAGCTGTGCCAAATCGCCGTGAAAGAAGCGGAAGACGGCGAACGTGTATTGCCCGGGCATGCTTACATTGCCCCTGGCGATAAACATATGGAGCTTGCTCGCAGTGGGGCGAACTACCAAATCAAGATTCATGATGGCCCGCCCGTGAACCGGCATCGCCCGGCCGTGGACGTGCTGTTCCATTCTGTTGCGAAATACGCCGGGCGAAATGCCGTGGGCGTGATCCTCACCGGAATGGGGAATGACGGTGCCGCCGGGATGCTGGCAATGCATAAAGCCGGGGCATGGACAATCGCCCAAAACGAAGCAAGTTGTGTGGTGTTCGGCATGCCGCGTGAAGCCATTAACAGTGGTGGCGTCAGCGAAGTGGTCGATTTAAGCCAGATTAGCCAGCAGATGTTGATCAAGATTAGTGCCGGACAGGCAATAAGAATATAA
- a CDS encoding fimbrial protein yields MLPTIINFCRPTLNTSNLLCCVLLLGNVDASAEVLQNCFNGPTSYSIDYQQELSAGINKTGKEILSNPGHLVGNGPVMTASCECPTSLEANEEINELTAVGSPLSAGHSSTYGFLTNNIDISVQGYTDAINSPDGAGLTSIPINSYPTPMANMNSRVQNWSIYEESESVCSDSSSPVSPPNRVKRQFKWNVIAAKFYIKKAILGEEIIPSTLVAQYYSCLSFDRDGSCTASTSQLVSNVYLSGKLTAPLSCTINAGHTIEIELGSVVSSNFRTPGVPPKGYSLRDVDISYHCDNPVESTSGKIKLTLTADQGVSDPQGMIAKMMGRDDLGVRLYDKNDQDVVLDGSFDFPVTLDTNGNGSIKLKAAPVSTTSTRPAAGDYEGNVTVKMDIR; encoded by the coding sequence ATGTTACCCACCATCATTAATTTTTGCCGACCGACACTTAACACCAGCAACCTGCTTTGCTGCGTACTGTTATTAGGAAACGTCGATGCCTCAGCAGAAGTCCTGCAAAACTGCTTTAACGGCCCGACCTCTTACAGCATTGATTATCAGCAGGAGTTATCCGCCGGAATAAACAAAACCGGCAAGGAAATTTTGTCAAACCCAGGCCATCTTGTGGGTAACGGCCCCGTCATGACAGCCAGTTGTGAATGCCCAACAAGCCTCGAAGCGAATGAAGAAATTAATGAGCTTACGGCCGTGGGAAGCCCACTGAGCGCTGGTCATAGCAGCACTTACGGCTTCTTAACCAACAATATTGATATTAGCGTGCAAGGTTACACCGACGCCATTAACTCCCCAGACGGCGCGGGATTAACCTCTATTCCCATCAACAGCTATCCCACGCCAATGGCGAACATGAATTCGCGTGTACAAAACTGGTCAATCTACGAAGAGTCTGAGTCCGTTTGCAGCGATTCATCCAGCCCGGTAAGCCCACCTAACCGGGTTAAACGGCAGTTCAAATGGAACGTCATTGCCGCTAAGTTTTACATTAAGAAAGCCATCCTGGGGGAGGAAATCATTCCATCGACCCTTGTTGCTCAATATTATTCCTGCCTCTCGTTTGACCGAGACGGCAGTTGTACAGCTTCAACCTCTCAACTGGTTTCTAACGTCTATCTCAGCGGTAAACTCACGGCACCTTTAAGCTGCACGATTAATGCGGGGCACACGATTGAAATTGAACTGGGCAGCGTAGTCAGTTCCAACTTCAGGACACCCGGCGTGCCACCGAAAGGCTATAGCCTTCGGGACGTGGACATTTCTTATCATTGCGATAACCCGGTAGAAAGCACCTCTGGCAAAATTAAACTGACGTTAACAGCCGATCAAGGCGTGAGCGATCCGCAGGGAATGATTGCAAAGATGATGGGCCGCGACGACCTTGGGGTTCGGCTGTATGACAAAAACGATCAGGATGTGGTGCTGGATGGTTCGTTTGATTTTCCGGTTACGCTGGATACCAACGGAAATGGCAGCATAAAACTAAAAGCCGCACCTGTTAGCACGACCTCTACGCGCCCTGCCGCTGGCGACTATGAAGGAAATGTCACGGTAAAAATGGATATTCGTTGA
- the cheR gene encoding protein-glutamate O-methyltransferase CheR: MTSPLSTGQSSLLLQMTLRLPLSDTHFRRICQLIYQRAGIVLADHKRDMVYNRLVRRLRTLGLEDFGHYLSMLEANGSNAEWQAFVNSLTTNLTAFFREGHHFPILAEHARKRSGEYRVWSAAASTGEEPYSIAITLADVVGMAPGRWKVFASDIDTQVLEKAQSGVYRQDELKTLAPLQMQRYFMRGTGPHEGLVRVRSDLVSHMEFAPINLLDKQAPIPGPFDAIFCRNVMIYFDKMTQQQILQRFVPLLKPGGLLFAGHSENFSNLSREFLLRGQTVYGLSKERS, translated from the coding sequence ATGACATCACCACTGTCCACCGGACAATCGTCATTACTGTTACAGATGACACTGCGTCTACCGCTGTCCGACACGCACTTTCGTCGGATATGCCAGTTGATTTACCAGCGTGCAGGTATCGTGCTGGCCGATCATAAACGCGACATGGTTTACAACCGCCTTGTGCGCCGTTTGCGCACGTTGGGGTTGGAGGATTTCGGGCACTATTTGAGCATGCTGGAAGCCAACGGCAGTAACGCCGAATGGCAGGCGTTCGTCAATTCCCTGACCACCAACCTGACCGCGTTTTTTCGTGAGGGTCACCACTTCCCGATCCTCGCAGAACATGCGCGTAAACGGAGCGGCGAATACCGGGTTTGGAGTGCGGCGGCGTCCACGGGCGAAGAACCGTATTCCATTGCGATTACTCTCGCCGATGTTGTCGGCATGGCACCGGGCCGCTGGAAAGTCTTTGCCAGTGATATTGACACTCAGGTACTGGAGAAAGCCCAAAGTGGGGTTTATCGCCAGGATGAGCTGAAAACCCTGGCACCGCTCCAGATGCAGCGCTATTTCATGCGCGGCACCGGGCCACATGAAGGACTGGTGCGCGTCCGCAGCGACCTGGTCAGTCACATGGAATTTGCGCCGATTAATCTACTGGATAAGCAAGCGCCAATTCCAGGGCCGTTTGACGCCATTTTTTGTCGTAATGTGATGATTTATTTTGACAAAATGACACAGCAGCAAATTTTGCAGCGCTTTGTGCCGCTGCTTAAACCGGGCGGATTGCTGTTTGCCGGGCATTCGGAGAATTTCAGTAATCTCAGCCGTGAATTTTTGCTGCGAGGGCAAACGGTATACGGACTGAGTAAGGAAAGATCATGA
- a CDS encoding fimbria/pilus outer membrane usher protein produces the protein MSNHANSIFPFFSWRLNAFLRCLTGVYLLSSHSATAGEYIFNASELEGDPRLYQDVDLSLFSNTKAQLPGTYQTITIMNKQRLGIGNIAFTNAADGSLQPQLTPRMLRKWGVRVDAFPELVASPPDTPLAKPLGDYIPAATTEFDFNKLTLNISMPQIAVFQANQGGVDPALWDDGVPVLFSDYAFAASQSEGSDNTTSTNQYLNLRSGLNVGGWRLRNYSTWNKDEDQQSWEALQTYLQHDVQTLKSQFTAGESNTRGDVFDSLQYRGVNLASDEEMLPFNQRGFAPVIRGIANSNAEVSVRQNGYLIYRANVAPGAFALTDINSTSNSGDLDITIKEADGTEHRFTQPYASVPLMQRPGQTKYELTAGTYRAQGDENNTNEPGFVQGSAVYGLNNNFTVYGGLVGSPDYGSVVSGLGMAMGYFGSLSADVTWADAQLDSGEKSQGQSWRMMYSKSIETTDTNFSVASYRYSTSGFYSFADANQKDEGKEDDWSFNYNKRSRIQININQNILNSSLYINGYQQDYWGTNNKERSISAGLSSVISGISWHLNYSYSKLNDNQDDRMLAFGFSVPLSRWLSNSWATYNISNSRNGNTSQTLGLSGTMLDDQRLNYSLQQSQTNHDGTDNSSVYATYRSQYANLNAGYYYATDNSSQLNYGISGAWVAHPAGITLSQPLGDEFAIIDANGASGVRFENQRGVQTDGFGNAIIPSLSAYQENRIGVDTTTLPDDVETGETAITLVPTRNAAVIAHIDARKGYRTLITLTRENAKLVPFGAMASIQNPAQSGIVDENGVVYLSGITDNTDITAKWGEQPAQQCHATLMLPQSPSQTENPAGLLELRATCNKEQPDVTHHH, from the coding sequence ATGTCAAATCACGCCAACAGCATTTTTCCTTTTTTCTCATGGAGGCTTAACGCGTTTTTACGCTGTCTCACCGGTGTCTATCTCTTGTCTTCCCACTCCGCTACTGCGGGCGAGTACATCTTTAATGCATCAGAATTGGAGGGGGATCCCAGGCTATATCAGGATGTTGATTTATCTCTCTTTTCAAATACTAAAGCGCAGCTGCCCGGCACTTATCAAACCATTACGATAATGAATAAACAGCGCCTGGGTATCGGAAACATCGCCTTCACCAATGCCGCTGATGGTTCGCTGCAACCCCAGCTTACGCCCAGGATGCTGCGCAAATGGGGAGTCAGAGTGGATGCTTTCCCCGAGCTTGTCGCATCACCGCCCGATACTCCGCTGGCTAAACCGCTGGGTGATTACATCCCTGCCGCCACCACCGAGTTCGATTTCAACAAACTCACCTTAAACATCAGTATGCCGCAAATTGCCGTTTTTCAGGCGAACCAAGGCGGTGTTGATCCTGCCTTGTGGGACGATGGTGTTCCGGTTTTGTTTTCGGATTATGCCTTTGCGGCCTCGCAATCCGAGGGCAGTGACAACACAACGTCCACCAATCAGTATCTGAATTTACGCAGCGGACTGAACGTTGGCGGTTGGCGATTACGCAATTATTCAACATGGAATAAAGATGAAGACCAACAAAGCTGGGAAGCACTCCAGACCTATCTTCAACACGATGTACAAACATTAAAATCTCAGTTTACTGCTGGCGAAAGCAACACCCGGGGAGATGTTTTTGACAGCCTGCAATACCGTGGGGTTAACCTCGCCTCGGACGAAGAAATGCTCCCTTTTAACCAGCGCGGTTTTGCCCCGGTCATCCGTGGGATCGCCAACAGCAATGCGGAAGTGTCCGTACGGCAAAATGGCTATTTGATTTATCGGGCAAACGTCGCACCAGGTGCCTTTGCGCTGACCGATATTAACTCAACCTCCAATAGCGGCGATCTTGATATTACTATCAAGGAAGCGGATGGCACTGAACATCGTTTCACCCAACCGTATGCCAGCGTCCCTTTAATGCAACGACCTGGCCAGACCAAATATGAACTCACAGCCGGGACATATCGCGCACAAGGAGACGAGAACAACACCAATGAGCCTGGATTTGTGCAAGGCAGTGCCGTTTACGGCCTGAACAATAACTTTACGGTTTATGGCGGTCTGGTGGGCTCACCCGATTACGGGTCTGTGGTTTCGGGCCTCGGTATGGCGATGGGATATTTTGGCTCGCTTTCAGCCGACGTAACGTGGGCTGATGCGCAACTCGACAGCGGTGAAAAAAGCCAGGGTCAATCCTGGCGGATGATGTACAGCAAAAGCATTGAAACCACAGACACTAACTTTAGCGTCGCCAGTTACCGATATTCGACCAGCGGTTTCTATAGCTTTGCCGATGCAAACCAAAAAGATGAGGGTAAAGAAGATGACTGGTCATTTAATTACAACAAACGCAGCCGCATTCAGATCAACATCAATCAGAACATTTTGAACAGTAGTTTGTACATTAATGGCTATCAACAAGATTACTGGGGAACCAATAATAAAGAGCGCAGCATCTCCGCCGGGCTGAGTTCTGTCATCAGTGGGATTAGCTGGCATCTGAACTACAGCTACAGCAAGCTCAACGATAATCAAGATGACCGCATGTTAGCCTTTGGTTTTAGTGTGCCTTTAAGTCGCTGGTTATCGAACAGTTGGGCAACCTATAACATCAGTAATAGCCGCAACGGTAACACCAGCCAAACGCTTGGGTTAAGCGGTACGATGCTCGATGATCAACGGCTCAACTATTCACTTCAACAAAGCCAAACTAATCACGATGGGACTGATAACAGTAGCGTTTATGCTACGTATCGCTCGCAATATGCCAATCTGAATGCGGGATATTATTACGCGACAGACAACAGCAGCCAGTTGAATTATGGCATCAGCGGAGCATGGGTTGCGCACCCGGCTGGAATCACCCTGTCACAACCCCTGGGCGACGAGTTCGCCATCATTGATGCTAACGGCGCATCCGGCGTTCGTTTTGAAAACCAACGCGGCGTGCAAACGGACGGGTTTGGCAACGCGATTATTCCGTCACTCAGTGCGTACCAGGAAAATCGCATCGGCGTTGATACCACCACCCTGCCTGATGATGTAGAAACCGGCGAGACAGCAATCACTTTAGTTCCTACCCGTAACGCCGCGGTGATAGCACATATCGATGCCCGCAAAGGCTATCGGACGCTTATCACATTGACCCGTGAGAACGCTAAATTAGTCCCGTTCGGGGCCATGGCCAGCATTCAAAATCCTGCACAAAGCGGAATTGTTGATGAAAACGGTGTGGTGTATCTCTCGGGGATTACCGACAACACTGATATCACCGCAAAATGGGGCGAGCAACCGGCTCAACAGTGTCATGCCACCCTGATGCTTCCCCAATCCCCCTCCCAAACGGAAAACCCAGCCGGGTTACTTGAATTGCGTGCCACCTGCAACAAGGAGCAGCCCGATGTTACCCACCATCATTAA
- the cheY gene encoding chemotaxis response regulator CheY, protein MADKELKFLVVDDFSTMRRIVRNLLKELGFNNVEEAEDGVDALNKLNGGGYGFVISDWNMPNMDGLELLKTIRADGAMAAMPVLMVTAEAKKENIIAAAQAGASGYVVKPFTAATLEEKLNKIFEKLGM, encoded by the coding sequence ATGGCAGATAAAGAACTTAAATTTCTGGTGGTGGACGATTTTTCTACCATGCGTCGTATCGTACGTAACCTGCTAAAAGAGCTGGGTTTCAATAACGTAGAAGAAGCAGAAGACGGCGTCGATGCGTTGAATAAACTGAATGGCGGCGGCTATGGTTTCGTGATTTCCGACTGGAACATGCCGAACATGGATGGCCTGGAATTGCTGAAAACCATTCGTGCCGATGGCGCAATGGCGGCAATGCCGGTGCTGATGGTGACGGCTGAGGCAAAGAAAGAGAACATTATTGCTGCAGCGCAAGCCGGGGCGAGTGGCTACGTGGTGAAACCCTTCACCGCTGCCACTCTGGAAGAGAAGTTGAACAAAATCTTCGAAAAGCTCGGTATGTAA
- a CDS encoding fimbrial biogenesis chaperone has translation MRSIFLTGCLIILSASFMSQGHANGIQIGRTRVVYDANKREVALSLTNTEKSSPWLVQSWTDTGDGKTRGPFIVTPPLFRLDAQKEQSLRISWTGAAVAKDRESLFYLNVRTIPATPKDDEEKNILKLIFKTRLKLFFRPKNLDGTPAEACKNLEFQRQGSALSITNNAAFYVVFDSLLLGSTPVPKADMVAPKSTVQIEIPSTATARNVNWHCITDYGNASEKFEASYQ, from the coding sequence ATGCGCAGCATTTTTCTCACAGGCTGTCTTATTATCTTATCGGCATCGTTTATGTCTCAGGGCCACGCGAATGGCATACAAATAGGGCGAACACGTGTTGTTTATGATGCAAATAAAAGAGAAGTCGCTTTATCGTTAACAAATACTGAAAAATCATCTCCGTGGCTGGTGCAATCCTGGACAGATACAGGTGATGGAAAAACACGTGGCCCGTTTATTGTTACCCCGCCCTTATTCCGCCTTGATGCACAAAAAGAACAAAGCCTGCGTATTTCGTGGACGGGCGCCGCAGTGGCGAAGGATCGTGAATCACTCTTTTATCTTAATGTCCGCACCATTCCGGCAACGCCCAAAGATGATGAAGAAAAAAACATCCTCAAATTGATTTTCAAAACCCGTTTGAAACTCTTTTTCCGTCCTAAAAACCTCGATGGTACACCAGCAGAAGCCTGTAAAAACCTGGAATTTCAACGTCAGGGCAGCGCACTTTCTATCACCAACAATGCGGCATTTTACGTTGTCTTTGACTCCTTATTACTGGGGTCTACACCCGTACCTAAAGCCGATATGGTCGCCCCAAAAAGTACCGTTCAAATTGAAATCCCCTCCACGGCTACGGCAAGGAACGTCAACTGGCACTGCATTACTGATTACGGTAATGCCTCGGAGAAATTTGAGGCCAGTTATCAATAA
- a CDS encoding LysR family transcriptional regulator encodes MDSKKFDYNLIRYLVIIVETRSMANAAEVLNVAPSAVSYAVKKMRDHYHDPLFTRTLNGVMPTALAMNLYNKFKVIDADITNVLNLKSISQNTKRSVYIRCDPLTEFWLTEKLLRQHIIPDECSAEFRYVTLDSEQRVSKLRNKEIDIDIGLQLPGDSSLVARPLFDLDFTLICRNDHKTVGESITREQFAKERYVGFGSPFYRTLLRTDAAEAIALRETDPVIVSDSHFNLILASIFDDLLVFCPSRYVQILKKIIPIREVQCDFINRGNVKYVAHIHKQNMGDELIGRVIGLLREGV; translated from the coding sequence ATGGATTCGAAAAAATTTGATTATAATTTAATACGTTACCTGGTCATCATCGTTGAAACTCGCAGTATGGCTAACGCGGCAGAGGTGCTTAATGTTGCGCCTTCAGCAGTAAGCTATGCGGTAAAAAAAATGCGTGATCATTACCACGATCCCTTATTTACACGCACCCTCAATGGTGTCATGCCGACTGCGCTTGCGATGAATCTTTACAACAAATTCAAAGTAATAGATGCAGATATCACAAACGTTCTTAACCTCAAGTCAATTTCTCAGAACACAAAACGAAGTGTTTATATCCGCTGTGATCCGCTTACTGAGTTTTGGTTAACCGAGAAGCTTCTCAGACAGCATATTATCCCCGACGAGTGCAGTGCCGAATTCCGCTATGTCACGCTTGATAGCGAACAGCGCGTCAGTAAACTGCGTAACAAAGAAATAGACATTGATATTGGCCTGCAACTGCCGGGGGACAGCAGTTTGGTCGCCCGCCCTCTGTTCGATCTGGATTTCACGCTAATTTGTCGCAATGACCACAAGACAGTCGGTGAAAGCATCACTAGAGAGCAATTTGCAAAAGAAAGATACGTCGGGTTTGGCTCCCCTTTTTACCGCACTCTTTTGCGAACGGATGCCGCCGAAGCGATTGCGTTACGAGAAACCGATCCGGTTATTGTCAGTGATTCACATTTCAACCTTATTCTGGCAAGCATATTTGATGATTTATTAGTCTTTTGCCCCTCCCGCTATGTGCAGATATTGAAAAAAATCATCCCCATCCGGGAAGTGCAATGCGACTTTATTAATAGAGGAAATGTGAAATACGTGGCGCATATCCATAAACAAAATATGGGGGATGAACTCATAGGAAGAGTGATTGGATTATTGCGGGAGGGCGTTTAG
- a CDS encoding fimbrial protein — translation MLLRKLLLLSALVSISATSAYGAEMNAGIVHFTGEIIEPSCTIKGDTGTTNNVPLGTYPTSLFTQVSDESDLVPFSIELINCPVTSAGLPNIHLTFEGPTALTNSNNLLDVSSAAATAATNVGIAVSLKGSTTLLKMDGTDEKSIELGLPSLANDSIIADFNARYKAFAIPVTAGPADADMTVNILYR, via the coding sequence ATGTTGTTAAGGAAATTGTTGTTGCTCTCAGCACTCGTCTCTATTTCTGCAACCAGCGCTTACGGGGCCGAAATGAATGCCGGGATTGTTCATTTCACGGGTGAAATTATCGAACCCAGTTGCACCATCAAAGGGGATACAGGTACGACTAATAATGTCCCTTTAGGTACATACCCCACATCGCTTTTCACCCAGGTTAGCGATGAATCTGACCTGGTACCGTTTAGTATTGAGCTTATCAACTGCCCTGTCACCTCCGCTGGCCTACCCAATATCCATCTCACCTTCGAAGGTCCAACGGCATTAACCAATAGCAATAATTTGCTGGATGTCAGCTCCGCTGCTGCCACCGCCGCTACCAATGTGGGTATTGCGGTTAGCCTGAAAGGCAGCACTACGTTGCTAAAAATGGATGGAACCGATGAGAAGAGTATTGAATTAGGGCTTCCGTCTCTTGCAAACGATAGCATTATTGCGGATTTCAACGCGCGTTATAAAGCCTTTGCGATTCCTGTCACCGCAGGCCCGGCAGATGCAGATATGACGGTAAATATTTTGTATCGATAG